A genomic region of Trueperaceae bacterium contains the following coding sequences:
- a CDS encoding tellurite resistance/C4-dicarboxylate transporter family protein — MDRWVAELPPAAFAMVMATAVIAITAHELGMPLLARALGVLAIVAYVILWLLFAVRLVRHPAMVYGDLVDHVKGPGYLTIIAATCILGNEVYILWSAKGPATALCAGGALLWLIGIYLLFTALTVKQDKPTLAEGMTGAWLVAVVATQALAVLVATLAPSTPQPFRLEANFVAVSLWLFGGMLYIWMISLIFYRYTFFRLAPEDLTPPYWINMGAMAISTLGGSVLILYADAVRSPFLDAVLPFLKGFTVFFWATGTWWIPMLVILAVWRHLVQRFPLRYDPLYWGAVFPLGMYALCTLRMAEALELKFLAVLPEVFIVLAFVAWLATFAGLARAIVRGIVDVTAR; from the coding sequence GTGGATCGGTGGGTAGCGGAGTTGCCGCCGGCCGCGTTCGCCATGGTGATGGCGACCGCGGTCATCGCCATCACGGCCCACGAACTCGGGATGCCGCTGCTGGCACGCGCGTTGGGCGTCCTCGCCATCGTGGCCTACGTGATCTTGTGGCTGTTGTTCGCCGTCCGGCTCGTGCGCCACCCGGCCATGGTCTACGGCGACCTCGTCGACCATGTGAAGGGGCCCGGTTATCTCACCATCATCGCCGCCACCTGCATCCTAGGCAACGAGGTCTATATCCTCTGGAGCGCCAAGGGACCGGCAACGGCGCTTTGCGCGGGCGGCGCACTCCTCTGGCTGATCGGCATCTACCTGCTGTTCACCGCCCTCACGGTGAAGCAGGACAAGCCCACTCTGGCGGAAGGCATGACGGGCGCGTGGCTCGTCGCGGTCGTGGCCACGCAGGCGCTGGCCGTGTTGGTGGCCACCTTGGCGCCGAGCACGCCCCAGCCGTTCCGGCTCGAGGCCAACTTCGTCGCCGTGTCGCTATGGCTGTTCGGCGGGATGCTCTACATCTGGATGATCTCGCTGATCTTCTACCGCTACACGTTCTTCCGGTTGGCCCCCGAGGACCTCACACCGCCTTACTGGATCAACATGGGCGCCATGGCCATCTCGACGCTCGGCGGGTCGGTCCTCATCCTGTACGCCGACGCTGTGAGGTCGCCATTCCTCGACGCCGTCCTGCCTTTCCTCAAGGGCTTCACCGTGTTCTTCTGGGCCACTGGTACGTGGTGGATACCCATGCTCGTGATCCTGGCGGTGTGGCGCCACCTCGTGCAGCGCTTTCCGCTGCGCTACGACCCGCTCTACTGGGGTGCCGTCTTCCCGCTCGGCATGTACGCGCTATGCACTCTCAGGATGGCGGAGGCCCTCGAGCTGAAGTTCCTGGCGGTCCTCCCAGAAGTGTTCATCGTCCTCGCGTTCGTCGCCTGGCTGGCGACGTTCGCCGGCCTCGCGCGCGCGATCGTCCGGGGGATCGTGGATGTCACGGCACGCTGA
- a CDS encoding GAF domain-containing protein translates to MEPRAQHGSMVMDSLQRVLEWDHGAEAMLGVSAGAAKAGACYQVVRGTDAAGRRVCGPDCPAFARLQAGGLRASSALRLDDGSRVTCRLTALPAPGGGAIASLTRPQGKRGAPAAEPSLLDDLAAQATIVGTLATLPLELAIERSLELIREATGADVAELFLAEPGNQALVLSGHRGPFRGAFSQKLRFELGQGIPGKVLATHAPVLSAPLRDDPDYLREGVKEADFRAYGCVPLVHAGEVVGTIGLAFRRERDDLQHQLGFLGWLSGPLGSAVQAAMVAPPARSFTEGAEEMGAAAQLEGQLDKLLRRMVDATGAEAGELRLLPATGGGGPAGHVLLAAECPPECPVLDGGSPVGCPVVAERRVAVHAGRLAQPPLACRRSGMGGRHLCIPLVADGTVWGIAWLWQRTHRDVLPTRGLVLAEAMAEAAAPAIHASRLRYQAQERYRRLLAEVGQAVEGVGARSSIGLAVQVDVPRQRLDLRSFGAFELRVAGQVVPPKAVKRKRTLTLLKILVAQHGSSVGRDALVEWLWPGGDPRSKASQLYVLVHELRRVIEPDGDEGPPRHVLTDGDRYLFDPGEDARVDAWEFRRLAEAATLAQARGDLAAAAAAGEAAVGLYRGDFMADEPYAQWCWQEREVLRETCLDALQRLAAGAGGLGDWSGSVRHLRTAVHLDPLREGVHRDLMRALWAAGKRDEAVQQYRVCEELLGRELGVRPLPETAALLARIKAEPAP, encoded by the coding sequence TTGGAACCGCGAGCCCAGCACGGCAGCATGGTCATGGACAGCCTGCAGCGGGTCCTCGAGTGGGACCACGGGGCGGAGGCCATGCTTGGGGTGAGCGCTGGCGCCGCCAAGGCAGGCGCCTGCTACCAGGTCGTGCGGGGCACGGACGCAGCCGGCCGGCGCGTATGCGGTCCGGACTGCCCGGCCTTCGCCAGACTGCAGGCAGGGGGGCTGCGTGCTTCCTCTGCGTTGCGGTTGGACGACGGTAGCCGTGTAACCTGTAGACTCACGGCCCTGCCGGCGCCGGGTGGCGGCGCGATCGCCAGCTTGACTCGACCCCAGGGCAAGCGCGGGGCGCCGGCAGCGGAGCCGAGCCTGCTCGACGACCTCGCGGCGCAGGCGACCATCGTCGGGACTCTCGCCACACTGCCACTGGAGCTGGCCATCGAACGTTCCCTCGAGCTCATCCGCGAGGCGACGGGCGCGGACGTCGCCGAACTGTTCCTTGCCGAGCCCGGCAACCAGGCGTTGGTGCTCAGCGGCCACCGGGGGCCGTTCCGCGGCGCCTTCAGCCAGAAGCTGCGCTTCGAGCTCGGTCAGGGGATTCCCGGGAAGGTCCTCGCCACGCACGCCCCCGTGCTGAGCGCGCCGCTGCGAGACGATCCCGACTACCTCAGGGAGGGCGTCAAGGAGGCCGACTTCAGGGCCTACGGCTGCGTGCCGCTCGTGCACGCGGGTGAAGTCGTAGGTACCATCGGGCTCGCTTTCCGGCGCGAACGAGACGACTTGCAACACCAACTCGGCTTCCTCGGCTGGTTGAGCGGACCACTCGGCAGCGCCGTCCAGGCGGCCATGGTCGCGCCGCCGGCCAGGTCCTTCACGGAGGGGGCGGAGGAGATGGGCGCCGCCGCCCAACTGGAGGGGCAACTGGACAAGCTCCTCAGGCGCATGGTGGACGCCACCGGCGCCGAGGCAGGCGAACTGCGGCTCCTCCCCGCCACCGGGGGTGGCGGACCCGCCGGGCACGTGCTCCTCGCCGCCGAGTGCCCGCCGGAATGCCCCGTTCTGGACGGCGGTTCTCCCGTGGGCTGCCCGGTGGTCGCAGAGCGCCGCGTGGCCGTGCACGCCGGGCGGCTCGCTCAGCCGCCACTCGCCTGCCGTCGCAGCGGCATGGGTGGTCGGCACCTGTGCATCCCGCTGGTGGCCGACGGAACCGTCTGGGGCATCGCCTGGCTGTGGCAGCGCACGCACCGCGACGTCCTCCCCACGCGCGGTCTCGTCCTGGCCGAGGCCATGGCCGAGGCAGCCGCTCCCGCCATCCACGCGAGCAGGCTCAGGTACCAGGCTCAGGAGCGGTACCGCCGGCTGCTGGCGGAGGTGGGGCAGGCCGTGGAGGGGGTGGGTGCCAGATCGTCGATCGGCCTCGCCGTGCAGGTGGACGTCCCTCGCCAACGCCTCGACCTGCGCTCCTTCGGTGCCTTCGAGCTTCGTGTCGCGGGGCAGGTAGTGCCGCCCAAGGCCGTGAAGCGGAAGAGGACGCTCACGCTCCTCAAGATCCTCGTCGCCCAGCACGGCTCCTCGGTGGGCAGGGACGCCCTCGTGGAGTGGCTGTGGCCGGGCGGCGACCCGCGCAGCAAGGCGAGCCAGCTCTACGTCCTGGTGCATGAGTTGCGGCGGGTGATCGAGCCCGATGGTGATGAAGGGCCGCCCCGGCACGTGCTCACGGACGGCGACCGTTACCTGTTCGACCCTGGCGAGGATGCGCGTGTGGATGCCTGGGAGTTCCGGCGCCTGGCCGAGGCGGCGACGCTGGCGCAGGCGCGTGGAGACCTCGCGGCCGCGGCGGCGGCCGGCGAGGCCGCCGTAGGCCTCTACCGCGGCGACTTCATGGCGGATGAGCCGTACGCGCAGTGGTGCTGGCAAGAGCGCGAGGTGCTGCGCGAGACGTGCCTCGACGCCCTGCAGCGCCTCGCGGCCGGGGCGGGCGGGCTCGGCGACTGGAGCGGCAGCGTGCGTCACCTGCGGACCGCGGTCCACCTGGACCCGCTGCGCGAGGGGGTCCACCGCGACCTGATGCGCGCCCTCTGGGCGGCCGGGAAACGCGACGAGGCGGTGCAGCAGTACCGCGTATGCGAGGAGCTCCTCGGGCGAGAGCTGGGTGTGCGACCGCTCCCCGAGACGGCCGCGTTGCTCGCGCGCATCAAGGCCGAGCCCGCCCCCTGA
- a CDS encoding molybdopterin-binding protein has translation MKEDAQMESRANGPAPRLVGVDEALELVLDTVAPLEVVELESAGALGLVLAETIVADGDYPPFPRAMMDGYAVRVEHAGRELPVAGEVAAGHVPAGPVPEDAVVAIMTGAPCPAGTDAVIPVEEVTHTSSGVRLPTSVGRGKNVAPRGSECRAGAVVASSGLVLTPLLVALLATVGRTRVLVRRVPTVAIVATGDELVPADLAPHGAQIRSSNAAMLRAMAEELGIREVSVSHVGDSRDELVAALERQGSPDIVLLSGGVSAGRYDLVPEAISAWGAQIVFRGVRQKPGKPLLFARRRAALVFGLPGNPLSAHMCFHRYVRPAIRKAMGLDPHQAVDHGRLSRPWQGDAARTSFQLSKVESDEAGWSVTPLAGRGSADLFSAAAANALVRFAPGAVSSAGEDVAFEWLDGGRGDGVWPGRPSGPEDAPAVGAAGHAHPIWRPIAERRSRRRFQPTAVPAPLLSRSFEAARWAPSAGNGQPWRFLVAHNGDAAFQRLVTTLRPKNRWAEQAPHLVLVVVKTLLEHPTKPPRPNELALLEGGLAIGNLLAQATADGLLVHPFDGFDYRAAAEAWAVPEQYRVALLLAIGFPADPAGLSAEERAEEERPRERLPLTEIVFQGRWGEAPGRARPDG, from the coding sequence ATGAAGGAGGACGCGCAGATGGAATCGCGAGCGAACGGACCCGCACCGCGCCTCGTGGGCGTGGACGAGGCGTTGGAACTGGTGCTCGACACCGTGGCACCGCTCGAGGTGGTGGAGTTGGAGTCGGCCGGCGCCCTCGGGCTGGTCCTGGCCGAGACGATCGTCGCCGACGGCGACTACCCGCCCTTCCCTAGGGCCATGATGGACGGTTACGCCGTGCGCGTCGAGCACGCCGGCCGTGAGCTGCCCGTTGCCGGCGAGGTGGCTGCGGGTCACGTGCCCGCCGGTCCGGTGCCGGAGGACGCGGTCGTCGCCATCATGACCGGCGCGCCATGCCCGGCGGGGACGGATGCCGTGATCCCGGTGGAGGAGGTCACCCACACCTCCAGCGGGGTGAGGTTGCCCACGTCCGTCGGGCGGGGTAAGAACGTGGCGCCTCGCGGTTCGGAGTGCCGCGCTGGCGCCGTCGTGGCGAGCTCAGGCCTGGTGCTCACGCCGTTGCTGGTCGCGCTCCTCGCCACGGTCGGGCGCACTCGCGTGCTCGTCAGGCGGGTCCCGACGGTCGCGATCGTCGCCACGGGCGACGAGCTCGTGCCCGCGGACCTGGCCCCGCACGGGGCGCAGATACGTTCGAGCAACGCCGCCATGCTGCGGGCGATGGCGGAGGAGCTCGGGATACGCGAGGTCAGCGTGTCGCACGTTGGCGACTCGCGTGACGAGCTGGTGGCGGCCTTGGAACGCCAGGGCTCGCCCGACATCGTGCTCCTCAGCGGCGGCGTCTCGGCAGGCCGCTACGACCTGGTGCCGGAGGCGATCTCCGCATGGGGAGCTCAGATCGTCTTCCGCGGCGTGCGCCAGAAGCCGGGCAAGCCCCTCCTGTTCGCCCGCCGGAGGGCCGCCTTGGTCTTCGGCCTGCCGGGCAACCCGCTCAGCGCCCACATGTGCTTCCACCGCTACGTGCGACCCGCCATCCGCAAGGCCATGGGACTCGACCCGCATCAGGCGGTGGACCACGGCAGGCTGAGCCGACCCTGGCAGGGCGACGCGGCGCGCACATCGTTCCAACTCAGCAAGGTGGAAAGCGACGAGGCCGGTTGGTCGGTCACGCCACTGGCAGGGCGCGGTTCAGCCGACCTGTTCTCGGCCGCGGCGGCCAACGCGCTCGTGCGTTTCGCGCCGGGCGCCGTGTCGTCCGCGGGTGAGGACGTCGCGTTCGAGTGGTTGGACGGTGGCCGGGGTGATGGTGTCTGGCCGGGGCGTCCGAGCGGGCCGGAGGACGCGCCAGCGGTCGGCGCCGCCGGCCACGCACACCCGATCTGGCGCCCCATCGCCGAACGCCGAAGCCGCCGACGCTTCCAGCCCACGGCAGTGCCCGCCCCCCTCCTGTCACGAAGCTTCGAGGCGGCGCGCTGGGCGCCGTCGGCCGGGAACGGCCAGCCGTGGCGCTTCCTCGTGGCCCATAACGGCGACGCTGCCTTCCAGCGCCTCGTGACGACCTTGAGACCGAAGAACCGCTGGGCCGAGCAGGCGCCGCACCTCGTCCTCGTCGTGGTCAAGACGCTACTCGAGCACCCCACCAAGCCGCCGAGACCCAACGAGCTGGCGCTGCTGGAAGGGGGCCTGGCGATCGGTAACCTGCTCGCCCAGGCGACGGCGGACGGCCTCCTCGTCCACCCGTTCGACGGCTTCGACTACCGGGCTGCGGCGGAAGCCTGGGCGGTGCCCGAGCAGTACCGCGTGGCGCTCCTCCTGGCCATCGGCTTCCCGGCCGACCCAGCCGGCTTGTCCGCCGAGGAGCGCGCCGAGGAAGAGCGTCCGCGGGAGCGTCTGCCGCTCACTGAGATAGTGTTCCAGGGCCGCTGGGGCGAGGCGCCCGGTCGGGCCCGGCCCGACGGTTGA
- a CDS encoding ABC transporter ATP-binding protein — protein sequence MTKVVSATGDIAAGAVLDLDFRLSLPGFDLAPRLTAQGRRLALFGASGSGKTLTLESIAGLRRPQAGFVHALGVRFFDARACIDLPPQARRVGYVPQDNHLFPHMSVAANVAYGLRDRLPGRVDELLELVGLGDAGKKRPPELSGGQRQRVALARALASEPRLLLLDEPFAALDQPVRRQLRTALAAMLERLGVPSVLVTHDLVEATLLADVIVVMRAGRVVQVGAGDDLLYRPADAYVADLVGMVNRLEVAVLSSSPTVSHVGWGEETLVVARDLGAPGTAVTLGVRPEALGWADPAAGAVASQGYGRFVEVRVERVESEGAESVLRGRTRAGHMVEARVFGSARAARAGAAWPAVGQNVRLRFDPHDLWPLAPDTRMADEVPAAGAPRPPR from the coding sequence GTGACAAAGGTGGTGTCTGCCACGGGAGATATCGCGGCGGGCGCCGTGCTCGACTTGGACTTCCGACTAAGCTTGCCGGGCTTCGACCTCGCGCCTAGGTTGACGGCGCAGGGGCGGCGACTCGCCCTCTTCGGAGCCTCCGGATCGGGTAAGACCCTGACGCTGGAGAGCATCGCAGGCTTGCGGCGGCCCCAGGCAGGCTTCGTTCACGCTCTTGGCGTGCGGTTCTTCGACGCCCGGGCCTGCATCGACCTGCCGCCACAGGCGCGCCGGGTCGGCTACGTGCCCCAGGACAACCACCTGTTCCCGCACATGAGCGTGGCGGCGAACGTGGCCTACGGACTCAGGGACAGGCTCCCGGGGCGCGTGGACGAACTGCTGGAACTCGTCGGGCTCGGCGACGCAGGCAAGAAGCGCCCGCCGGAGCTCTCGGGGGGCCAGCGTCAACGGGTCGCCCTGGCCAGGGCGTTGGCCAGCGAGCCGCGGTTGCTCCTGCTCGACGAACCGTTCGCCGCCCTCGATCAACCCGTCAGGCGGCAGTTGCGCACGGCGCTTGCTGCCATGTTGGAGAGGCTGGGGGTGCCATCGGTGCTGGTGACGCACGACCTGGTAGAGGCTACGCTCCTGGCGGATGTGATCGTGGTGATGCGGGCCGGGCGCGTGGTGCAAGTGGGTGCGGGAGACGACCTGTTGTACCGTCCCGCCGACGCCTACGTCGCCGACCTCGTGGGCATGGTGAACCGCCTGGAGGTCGCCGTGCTGAGCAGCAGCCCTACCGTATCGCACGTTGGCTGGGGTGAGGAGACGCTCGTAGTGGCGAGGGATCTCGGCGCTCCTGGCACGGCCGTGACGCTGGGCGTACGGCCGGAGGCCCTCGGTTGGGCGGATCCGGCTGCAGGTGCGGTGGCGAGCCAGGGGTACGGCCGGTTCGTGGAGGTCAGGGTGGAGCGCGTCGAAAGCGAGGGCGCCGAGTCCGTCCTGCGCGGGCGCACGCGGGCAGGTCACATGGTGGAGGCGCGCGTGTTCGGCTCGGCGCGCGCGGCAAGGGCCGGCGCCGCATGGCCGGCGGTCGGGCAGAACGTACGGCTGAGGTTCGATCCACACGACCTCTGGCCACTGGCACCCGATACCCGGATGGCTGACGAGGTGCCCGCGGCGGGCGCGCCGCGACCACCGCGCTGA
- a CDS encoding ABC transporter permease encodes MPGAQPRHPARWGRPRPYLAVAAGVVLGLLLVLPTLVLLVRALAPGALPKVFQPTAIEALRLSLVSTSVSMGIVLVLGVPLAHLLARGRFRGRGLLDAMIDLPIVLPPVVAGVSLLLVFGRKGLLGAPLDAMGVRLPFTTAAVVIAQVFVAAPYFIRTMKAGFAAVPERLEAVSWTLGKGRRTTFWRVTLPLALPHLVEGTVLAWARALGEFGATIVFAGSLAGRTRTLPLAIYAALERDLDSALALSALLCVAAFILLFAFRLAVRRGSLA; translated from the coding sequence GTGCCGGGTGCGCAGCCACGCCACCCGGCGCGGTGGGGGCGGCCACGCCCGTACCTGGCGGTCGCGGCGGGCGTGGTGCTCGGCCTGCTACTGGTGCTGCCGACCCTGGTCCTCCTCGTGCGCGCCCTCGCTCCCGGCGCGTTACCGAAGGTCTTCCAGCCGACGGCCATCGAAGCGCTGCGGCTCAGCCTCGTGTCGACCTCCGTAAGCATGGGAATCGTGCTCGTCCTCGGCGTTCCCTTGGCGCACCTCCTCGCCCGGGGGCGCTTCCGTGGCCGAGGTCTCCTCGACGCCATGATCGACTTGCCCATCGTCCTGCCGCCGGTGGTGGCGGGGGTGAGCCTGCTCCTCGTGTTCGGCCGTAAAGGGCTCCTCGGTGCTCCGCTGGACGCCATGGGTGTCCGGCTGCCGTTCACCACGGCCGCGGTCGTCATCGCGCAGGTGTTCGTGGCGGCACCGTACTTCATCCGCACCATGAAGGCGGGGTTCGCGGCCGTGCCGGAGCGGCTGGAGGCGGTGTCCTGGACCCTCGGCAAGGGTCGCCGTACGACGTTCTGGCGGGTCACTCTGCCGTTGGCGCTACCGCACCTCGTGGAGGGGACGGTGCTCGCGTGGGCGCGCGCGCTGGGCGAGTTCGGAGCGACCATCGTGTTCGCCGGCAGCCTGGCGGGTCGCACGCGTACATTGCCCTTGGCCATCTACGCCGCGCTGGAGCGCGACCTCGACAGCGCGCTCGCGCTCTCTGCCCTCCTGTGCGTGGCGGCGTTCATCCTCTTGTTCGCCTTCCGGCTCGCGGTGCGACGTGGGAGCCTGGCGTGA
- the modA gene encoding molybdate ABC transporter substrate-binding protein: MVPVVASILFFCVGPLLPGGYAHGQAADRHLIVFAASSLTEAFEEIAAAFEAEHPGTVVELSFGGSSTLAMQIVQGAPADVFASADAAQMAVVTDAGEIVGVPAVFAGNVLVVITPTDSAIVSLDDLADPGVRLVLAGPEVPVGRYARLALAGLDAQFGAGYAERVLANLVSEEPNVRQVAAKVELGEADAAIVYATDAAVLRAVRALPLPDAPDIRAEYWEAALRGASDPVLAAEFVAFVLAPQGQEVLASHGFTAP, from the coding sequence GTGGTTCCCGTCGTCGCCTCGATACTGTTCTTCTGCGTCGGCCCGCTACTTCCCGGTGGGTACGCCCACGGCCAGGCCGCCGACCGCCACCTGATCGTCTTCGCCGCCTCCAGCCTCACGGAGGCGTTCGAGGAGATCGCGGCCGCGTTCGAGGCCGAGCATCCCGGCACGGTCGTGGAGCTGTCCTTCGGGGGCTCGTCGACGCTAGCCATGCAGATCGTGCAGGGTGCGCCCGCAGACGTGTTCGCCAGCGCTGATGCAGCCCAGATGGCGGTCGTCACGGACGCCGGTGAGATCGTGGGCGTGCCGGCGGTGTTCGCAGGCAACGTGCTGGTGGTGATCACGCCGACCGACTCGGCCATCGTCTCGCTCGACGACCTGGCCGACCCCGGTGTCCGCTTGGTCCTCGCCGGTCCTGAGGTGCCCGTGGGCCGTTACGCTCGCTTGGCGCTCGCTGGGTTGGACGCCCAGTTCGGTGCCGGGTACGCCGAGCGCGTGCTGGCCAACCTCGTCTCGGAAGAGCCCAACGTCAGGCAGGTGGCCGCCAAGGTCGAGCTTGGGGAAGCGGACGCGGCCATCGTGTACGCCACGGACGCAGCCGTGCTGCGCGCCGTTCGTGCCTTGCCCCTCCCTGACGCACCGGACATCAGGGCGGAGTACTGGGAGGCCGCCTTGAGGGGGGCTAGCGACCCGGTCTTGGCGGCCGAGTTCGTTGCGTTCGTGCTCGCGCCGCAGGGCCAGGAGGTGCTCGCGAGCCACGGCTTCACGGCACCGTGA
- a CDS encoding ATP-binding protein, which yields MKRLGTRLVLAFVGVTLVTVLLMSLPQLAAIARDNRELPASERSPLSAEQVGRAVLFPRRWAPGGFVAVVTVPPWEVAQGRGQAQLQPGAQAAGSEPVASGGPGASAPVPSVAGTPLQAPSGEAGAGSWVALGDLGAYMRGSLEARAATVIGTATLALALAVGLGLLLARIIARPIQRVAVAANSVAAGDLTARVPLAPSHQGSKDETVRLAQSFNAMADSLQRLERQRRDMVADVAHELRTPLTVLRGRMEALEDGVAPLTLVEVGDMHSQVLVLTRLVEDLRVLSLADSGKLTLHPRELDLTELARSAAAGYRVRAAEKGVGVEVTGEGRVAALLDGERMLQVLGNLLDNAVRYTPAGGRVAVGVERDGGDVVLEVSDTGVGFPEGTEARVFERFYRLDESRARDGGGSGLGLAIVKAIVEAHGGSVSAGRGAGGGAVVRVVMPA from the coding sequence GTGAAGCGCCTCGGCACGAGGCTGGTGCTCGCGTTCGTCGGCGTGACGCTCGTGACGGTGCTCCTCATGAGCCTGCCGCAGCTGGCCGCTATCGCGCGCGACAACCGTGAGCTGCCCGCCTCCGAGCGCTCGCCGCTCAGCGCCGAGCAGGTCGGGCGGGCCGTCCTCTTCCCGCGCCGGTGGGCACCCGGCGGGTTCGTCGCGGTGGTCACGGTGCCGCCCTGGGAGGTGGCCCAGGGGCGGGGCCAGGCACAGCTTCAGCCCGGAGCGCAAGCGGCGGGCTCCGAGCCGGTAGCGTCGGGCGGCCCGGGAGCCTCGGCGCCGGTGCCGAGCGTGGCGGGCACTCCCCTGCAGGCGCCGAGCGGCGAGGCGGGGGCGGGCTCATGGGTGGCGCTCGGCGACCTGGGCGCCTACATGCGGGGCTCGCTCGAGGCGCGCGCCGCTACCGTGATCGGCACGGCCACGCTCGCCCTCGCGCTCGCCGTCGGGCTGGGGCTGCTCCTCGCGCGCATCATCGCCAGGCCCATCCAGCGGGTGGCCGTGGCCGCGAACAGCGTGGCGGCCGGCGACCTCACGGCCAGGGTGCCCTTGGCGCCGAGCCACCAGGGGAGCAAGGACGAGACCGTGCGCCTTGCCCAGTCGTTCAACGCCATGGCCGACAGCCTGCAGCGGCTCGAGCGGCAACGCCGCGACATGGTAGCGGACGTGGCCCATGAGCTGCGCACCCCGCTGACCGTGCTGCGGGGCCGCATGGAGGCGCTGGAGGACGGCGTGGCCCCTCTCACTCTCGTCGAGGTCGGAGACATGCACTCCCAGGTGCTGGTCCTGACCCGCCTCGTCGAGGACCTGCGCGTGCTGTCCCTCGCCGACTCCGGCAAGCTGACCCTGCACCCGCGGGAGCTCGACCTGACGGAGCTGGCCAGGTCGGCGGCGGCCGGCTACCGGGTACGCGCCGCCGAGAAGGGCGTCGGCGTGGAGGTGACGGGCGAAGGTCGCGTGGCGGCGCTCCTGGACGGGGAGCGGATGCTGCAGGTACTCGGGAACCTGCTCGACAACGCCGTGCGCTACACGCCGGCGGGCGGTCGGGTCGCGGTCGGGGTCGAGCGCGACGGCGGCGACGTGGTGTTGGAGGTCTCCGACACGGGCGTGGGTTTCCCGGAGGGCACGGAGGCGCGCGTGTTCGAGCGCTTCTACCGCCTGGATGAGAGCCGCGCGCGCGATGGCGGCGGGAGCGGGCTCGGGCTCGCGATCGTGAAGGCCATCGTCGAGGCGCACGGCGGCAGCGTGAGCGCTGGGCGCGGGGCGGGCGGCGGGGCCGTTGTCAGGGTCGTGATGCCGGCGTGA
- a CDS encoding response regulator transcription factor, with product MGETDSAGMKVLIVEDERGISRTLEGYLKREGLATEVATTGPEALRLFRAAVPDLVLLDVMLPELDGFHVLEAIRSRSVVPVILLTARGEEDDRLLGLGLGADDYVVKPFSFRELVARVRAVLRRSYAQDVGELPLRVGRLRVDVARGTAAADAEVLPLTATEFRILAALAAAPGRLFDRGELIERALPEHDLLERSLDSHLKNLRRKLASVGAGDQLVTVRGLGFKLVAGVA from the coding sequence ATGGGCGAGACAGACAGCGCTGGCATGAAGGTCCTGATCGTAGAGGACGAACGCGGCATCTCCCGGACCCTCGAGGGCTACCTGAAGCGCGAGGGGTTGGCTACGGAGGTGGCGACCACCGGCCCCGAGGCGCTGCGTCTCTTCCGCGCCGCGGTCCCGGACCTGGTCCTGCTGGACGTGATGCTGCCCGAGCTCGACGGTTTCCACGTGCTTGAGGCCATCAGGAGCCGCAGCGTCGTGCCCGTCATCCTGCTCACGGCGCGCGGGGAGGAGGACGACCGGTTGCTCGGCCTGGGCCTCGGCGCCGACGACTACGTCGTCAAGCCGTTCTCCTTCCGCGAGCTCGTGGCGCGCGTGCGCGCGGTGTTGCGGCGGAGCTACGCCCAGGACGTCGGTGAGCTGCCGCTGCGCGTCGGGCGGCTGCGGGTCGACGTGGCGCGGGGCACGGCCGCCGCGGACGCCGAGGTCCTGCCCCTGACCGCCACGGAGTTCCGCATCCTGGCCGCGCTGGCCGCCGCCCCGGGCCGGCTGTTCGACCGCGGCGAGCTCATCGAGCGGGCGTTGCCGGAGCACGACCTCCTGGAGCGCAGCCTCGACTCGCACCTCAAGAACCTGCGGCGGAAGCTGGCGAGCGTCGGCGCCGGCGACCAGCTGGTGACGGTCAGGGGCCTCGGCTTCAAGCTCGTCGCCGGTGTGGCGTGA